The Neorhizobium sp. NCHU2750 genome has a window encoding:
- a CDS encoding FAD-dependent oxidoreductase, giving the protein MSEYDVIVIGTGSAACSAALRAAKGGLKVLALEKSRRLGGTSAMSGSGVWIPANHIAKAQGVSDSKQEALDYLRAVQPDDWAEREGARHRAFVENAPTMLKFLSDNTPIDFRLIDEPDPYVEAPGGKKYGRMLSPMPLSRRLVGKYASKMRRSTLPHVFTYQENVNLDLYHRPFLAIMKMWPKVVWRWLNNAGAQGTALMTGLIRACLDAGVTFQLETRAVALVQDDTGRIIGVEVDRGGRKETLSARKGVVIASGGFEWNKEMRERHFPGPIDRIGTPMSNEGDGQKMAEAVGAHLDNMDQANVYVCLPTRYEGKPYGLPINFLYEPHSIVVNRSGKRFVSEAHFNIGEALDARDADGVPKNLPCYLVGDHRFLESSFTFRWYASYERDWVKKANTIDELAGMLGLPAKELRATIDRWNSFCAKSKDEDFHRGEPAWERKKDGGKVRLFPIDKPPYVGLSVNRSIIGTKGGARTNEFGQVLRKDGSIVPGLYAAGLAMANPIGTRAVGAGTTLGPNLTWGFISAETILRQNL; this is encoded by the coding sequence TTGAGCGAATATGACGTCATCGTTATCGGAACCGGTTCAGCGGCGTGTTCGGCCGCATTGCGGGCAGCCAAAGGGGGGCTGAAGGTCCTCGCGCTCGAGAAGAGCAGGCGGCTCGGCGGAACCTCCGCCATGTCCGGATCTGGTGTCTGGATCCCCGCCAATCATATTGCAAAGGCACAGGGCGTATCGGACAGCAAGCAGGAGGCACTCGATTATCTGCGTGCAGTCCAGCCCGATGACTGGGCCGAACGCGAAGGCGCCCGTCATCGCGCCTTTGTCGAAAACGCGCCGACGATGCTGAAATTTCTGTCCGACAACACGCCGATCGACTTTCGCCTCATCGACGAGCCGGATCCCTATGTGGAGGCGCCGGGAGGAAAGAAATACGGACGCATGCTCTCCCCCATGCCCCTGAGCAGGCGGCTGGTCGGGAAATATGCATCTAAGATGCGGCGATCGACCTTGCCGCATGTCTTCACCTATCAGGAAAACGTCAATCTCGATCTCTATCATCGCCCTTTCCTGGCGATCATGAAGATGTGGCCGAAAGTGGTCTGGCGCTGGCTCAACAATGCAGGCGCACAAGGCACCGCCCTGATGACGGGGCTCATCAGGGCATGCCTCGATGCGGGCGTGACCTTCCAGCTTGAAACCCGGGCCGTCGCCCTCGTGCAGGATGACACCGGACGCATTATCGGTGTGGAAGTCGACCGGGGCGGCCGGAAGGAAACCCTTTCGGCACGCAAAGGCGTGGTGATCGCCTCCGGTGGCTTCGAGTGGAACAAGGAGATGCGGGAACGGCATTTTCCCGGTCCGATCGACCGTATCGGGACGCCGATGAGCAATGAGGGCGATGGCCAGAAGATGGCGGAAGCCGTCGGGGCGCATCTCGACAACATGGATCAGGCCAATGTCTATGTCTGCCTGCCGACCCGATACGAAGGCAAGCCATACGGGCTGCCGATCAATTTCCTCTACGAACCGCATTCCATCGTCGTCAATCGGTCCGGCAAGCGGTTTGTCAGCGAGGCGCATTTCAACATCGGCGAAGCGCTCGATGCCCGCGATGCGGATGGCGTGCCGAAAAATCTCCCCTGTTATCTCGTCGGCGACCATCGCTTCCTGGAATCCTCCTTCACCTTCCGATGGTATGCGTCCTACGAGCGGGACTGGGTCAAGAAGGCCAATACGATCGATGAACTGGCCGGCATGCTCGGCCTTCCCGCGAAAGAGTTACGGGCAACGATAGACCGTTGGAATTCCTTCTGCGCCAAAAGCAAGGACGAGGATTTCCACCGCGGCGAGCCGGCCTGGGAACGCAAGAAGGACGGCGGCAAGGTTCGCCTCTTCCCGATCGACAAGCCGCCTTATGTCGGCCTTTCCGTCAACCGCTCGATCATCGGCACCAAGGGTGGTGCCCGCACCAACGAATTCGGCCAGGTGCTGCGCAAGGACGGCTCGATCGTTCCGGGGCTCTATGCAGCCGGTCTGGCAATGGCCAATCCGATCGGAACACGTGCCGTGGGAGCGGGAACGACGCTCGGCCCCAATCTGACCTGGGGGTTCATTTCCGCCGAGACGATCCTTCGGCAAAATCTCTAG
- a CDS encoding thiamine pyrophosphate-dependent dehydrogenase E1 component subunit alpha: MKNTPSTEDHLEIYRKMLMVRHLEEGLGALHKEGRTRGPIHRCDGQEAIGIAATATLEPEDKVTTTHRGHAVYIGKGMTMRPVIAEIFGRQTGACGGRAGHMLVADAEKGVIGGNAIVGAGIPAATGMALSMQVMGQKNVAMCIFGDGAAQTGICHEAMNIAALWKLPVVFVLEHNQFGLTVPSNVQSSVEDISLRAAGYGMPSEIVDGNDAVAVYRAVSGMVDRARRGEGPAMIECKTYRVEGFSTSDMGGYQKPEDIAAWKMRDPLTVSRTALLDEVGEAKLAAIEAAAKAEVEAAFEAALSDPMPQFSIDEACNPYSEAH, translated from the coding sequence GTGAAGAACACACCCTCGACGGAAGATCACCTCGAAATCTATCGGAAGATGCTGATGGTACGGCACCTGGAAGAAGGGCTCGGCGCCCTTCACAAGGAAGGCCGGACCCGCGGTCCGATCCACCGCTGCGATGGCCAGGAAGCGATCGGCATCGCGGCCACGGCCACGCTGGAGCCTGAAGACAAGGTGACGACGACCCATCGTGGCCACGCCGTCTATATCGGCAAGGGCATGACCATGCGGCCGGTGATCGCCGAGATCTTCGGCAGGCAGACCGGCGCATGTGGCGGCCGCGCCGGCCACATGCTGGTGGCGGATGCCGAGAAGGGCGTTATCGGCGGCAATGCCATCGTCGGCGCCGGTATCCCGGCCGCGACGGGCATGGCCCTGTCCATGCAGGTCATGGGGCAGAAGAACGTCGCCATGTGCATCTTCGGCGACGGCGCGGCCCAGACCGGCATTTGTCACGAGGCCATGAACATAGCCGCCCTCTGGAAGCTGCCGGTGGTCTTCGTACTCGAGCATAACCAGTTCGGCCTGACCGTACCGTCGAATGTCCAGTCATCTGTCGAAGACATTTCTCTGCGCGCGGCCGGCTACGGCATGCCGTCGGAAATCGTCGACGGCAACGATGCCGTCGCGGTCTATCGCGCCGTGTCTGGCATGGTCGATCGGGCCCGTCGTGGCGAAGGTCCGGCCATGATCGAGTGCAAGACCTATCGTGTTGAAGGGTTTTCGACATCCGACATGGGAGGCTACCAGAAGCCTGAGGATATCGCCGCCTGGAAGATGCGCGATCCGTTGACGGTATCAAGGACAGCTCTTCTGGATGAGGTCGGCGAAGCGAAGCTGGCCGCCATAGAAGCCGCGGCCAAGGCCGAGGTCGAAGCGGCTTTCGAAGCGGCACTTTCCGATCCCATGCCGCAATTTTCCATAGACGAAGCATGCAACCCCTATAGCGAGGCGCACTGA
- a CDS encoding M16 family metallopeptidase has translation MQSPPARAENAATPWPQTQSDLAADPDVHFGTLSNGMRFAIMRNATPPKQAAIRFRIGSGSLEENDDQQGLAHFLEHMAFRGSTHVPEDEMVRILQRKGLAFGPDTNAHTSYDETVYSLDLPQVDADTISTGLKLMRETASELTLDAAAFDRERGVILSEERLRDTPQYRAGMATLDTLLEGQRVTLRSPIGKTEVIRNAPVGLLRQYYAANYRPDRATLIVVGDVDPAAIETGIRQRFDDWKATTPNPPAPDLGKLKAEGETFNIVAVPGNMTRVQIAWTRPFDGARDSVAKQRAELVEDLGLMVLQRRLSAAASKSDAPFISANAGGQDLLKSAHLVAVSASSQPEKWQAALAAIDQEQRRIEQFGVTRDEIQREIVEYHSALQAQAAGAATRATPALASMLAESVDNDEVFTSPAEDLSLFEKITAEVTVAEVDQALRAAFAGNGPQVLLQAGQAPKGGADALRQAYAASRSVGVSANASAQSVAWPYTSFGQQGVVAERRTVDDLGLTLVRFANGVRLTIKPTKLRDKEVVVREHIGRGRLGMPHDRSLPLWASSAVILSGTKAMDFEDIQKALAAKIFDIDFSVGDSSVRFDGRTRTEDLETQLQLMAAYTSDPAYRPEAFKRVQQAYLSSLDQYDATAGGVLGRDFSGLVHSGDPRWTFPGRDEITAATPDDFEALFRPLVSAGPIEIIIAGDVTVDDAIRLTAGTFGALPPRADALLRPGEDNVQFPRATAEPVTAVHKGRDDTAAIAVGAPVGDLLSDIPRSFVASITTQIIQNRLMDQFRITQGATYSLQGDAELSRDLRGYGFAYLYLETTPQKVDAFYMLLDRVIADLGSSTVSADELSRAREPAIETLRHQEQTNDFWARSLQQAQTDPRRLDLIRYSPEGYGKVTADQVREFAKDYFKGDRLWKLEVLPQGLR, from the coding sequence ATGCAATCGCCGCCGGCCCGCGCAGAGAATGCCGCCACACCGTGGCCGCAAACCCAGAGCGATCTTGCCGCCGATCCGGATGTGCATTTCGGCACGCTGTCAAACGGCATGCGATTTGCGATCATGCGCAACGCCACGCCGCCGAAGCAGGCGGCCATCCGCTTCCGCATCGGCTCCGGCTCGCTTGAGGAAAACGATGATCAGCAGGGATTGGCGCATTTTCTCGAGCACATGGCCTTCCGTGGGTCGACGCATGTCCCCGAGGACGAGATGGTGCGCATCCTCCAGCGCAAGGGCCTGGCCTTCGGTCCGGATACCAATGCCCATACATCCTATGACGAAACCGTCTATTCGCTTGATCTTCCGCAGGTGGATGCCGACACGATCTCCACCGGCCTGAAATTGATGCGCGAGACGGCAAGCGAATTGACGCTCGATGCCGCCGCCTTCGACCGCGAACGCGGCGTCATTCTCTCCGAAGAGCGGCTGCGCGATACACCGCAATATCGGGCCGGCATGGCTACGCTCGATACGCTGCTCGAGGGGCAGCGTGTCACGCTGCGCTCACCGATCGGCAAGACGGAGGTCATCCGCAATGCACCGGTCGGTCTTCTGCGCCAGTATTATGCCGCCAATTATCGCCCCGACCGGGCTACACTGATCGTCGTCGGCGATGTCGATCCTGCGGCGATTGAAACCGGGATCCGCCAGCGCTTCGACGACTGGAAGGCGACCACTCCCAATCCGCCGGCACCCGACCTCGGCAAACTGAAGGCTGAAGGCGAAACATTCAACATCGTTGCTGTGCCTGGCAACATGACGCGCGTGCAGATCGCCTGGACACGTCCGTTCGATGGCGCGCGCGATTCCGTTGCCAAGCAACGCGCCGAGCTTGTCGAGGATCTTGGTCTCATGGTGCTGCAACGCCGCCTGAGTGCGGCCGCGAGCAAATCGGATGCCCCCTTTATCAGTGCCAATGCGGGTGGACAGGACCTTTTGAAATCGGCCCATCTCGTAGCGGTCTCGGCCAGTTCGCAACCGGAAAAATGGCAGGCAGCGCTTGCGGCGATAGATCAGGAGCAACGCCGCATCGAGCAATTCGGCGTTACCCGGGACGAGATCCAGCGGGAGATCGTCGAATACCACTCGGCCTTGCAGGCGCAGGCAGCGGGGGCTGCCACCCGGGCCACACCGGCGCTTGCCTCCATGCTTGCCGAAAGCGTCGATAACGATGAGGTATTTACCTCGCCGGCGGAAGATCTCTCGCTATTCGAGAAAATCACGGCGGAGGTGACCGTCGCAGAGGTCGACCAAGCGCTTCGGGCCGCCTTTGCCGGCAATGGACCTCAGGTCCTGCTTCAGGCAGGGCAGGCGCCGAAAGGGGGCGCCGACGCGCTTCGCCAGGCTTATGCTGCCTCCCGTTCCGTTGGCGTTTCCGCCAACGCAAGCGCGCAAAGTGTCGCCTGGCCCTATACCTCGTTCGGACAGCAGGGCGTGGTCGCCGAGCGCCGCACTGTCGACGATCTCGGCCTGACCCTGGTGCGCTTCGCCAACGGCGTACGCCTCACCATCAAACCGACAAAGCTCCGCGACAAGGAAGTGGTTGTGCGCGAGCATATCGGGCGTGGCCGACTGGGGATGCCACATGACCGCTCTCTGCCTTTATGGGCATCTTCCGCCGTGATTCTGTCCGGAACGAAGGCCATGGACTTCGAGGACATCCAGAAGGCGCTGGCCGCAAAGATCTTCGATATCGATTTCTCCGTGGGCGACAGTTCAGTCAGGTTCGACGGCCGGACGCGGACGGAGGATCTCGAAACGCAGCTGCAATTGATGGCCGCCTACACATCCGATCCAGCCTATCGACCGGAGGCCTTCAAGCGGGTGCAGCAGGCCTATCTGTCCAGCCTCGACCAGTATGATGCGACGGCGGGCGGCGTGCTGGGACGGGATTTTTCCGGCCTCGTACATTCCGGCGATCCGCGTTGGACTTTCCCCGGTCGGGACGAGATAACGGCCGCGACGCCGGACGATTTCGAAGCTCTGTTTCGCCCTTTGGTCTCCGCCGGGCCGATCGAGATCATCATCGCCGGCGATGTGACCGTCGATGACGCCATCCGCCTGACGGCAGGCACCTTCGGCGCTCTTCCTCCGCGGGCGGACGCCCTATTGCGGCCCGGCGAGGATAACGTGCAGTTTCCGAGGGCGACGGCAGAACCCGTCACTGCCGTGCACAAGGGCAGGGATGACACTGCGGCAATCGCAGTCGGGGCGCCCGTCGGTGATCTGCTTTCCGATATTCCTCGCTCCTTCGTCGCCAGCATTACCACGCAGATCATCCAGAACAGGCTGATGGACCAGTTCAGGATTACCCAGGGGGCGACATATAGTCTGCAAGGCGACGCCGAGCTTTCAAGAGATTTGCGCGGCTACGGCTTTGCCTATCTGTATCTGGAGACGACGCCGCAGAAGGTGGACGCCTTCTACATGCTACTCGACAGGGTTATCGCCGACCTCGGATCCAGCACGGTCTCCGCCGACGAACTGTCGCGCGCCCGAGAGCCGGCAATCGAAACACTCAGGCATCAGGAGCAGACCAATGATTTCTGGGCGCGGTCTCTGCAGCAGGCGCAGACAGATCCGCGGCGGTTGGACCTGATCCGCTATAGTCCGGAAGGCTATGGCAAGGTGACTGCGGATCAGGTGCGAGAATTCGCGAAGGACTATTTCAAGGGGGACCGGCTCTGGAAGTTGGAGGTCCTGCCTCAAGGTCTCCGGTGA
- a CDS encoding SDR family oxidoreductase produces the protein MRLKGKTAIVTGGGAGIGEATAELFAREGARVLVVDREFAAAERVAAAIGGSAAATDVSDEAAVAAMARQAADQFGSVDILVNNAGYGIRGSVLTIEAADWDALMAVNVKGVFLCSKHIIPLMTAGGAIVNTASNVANVGLADRAAYVASKGAVAALTRSMALDHAGQKVRVNAVAPGTTWSSYFDRILAEHPDPDGFIDALNARAPMNRVARPIEIAQAILWLASDDSSYATGSILTVDGGMTAW, from the coding sequence ATGCGTCTGAAGGGGAAAACCGCCATCGTGACAGGAGGCGGTGCAGGGATCGGCGAGGCCACCGCCGAGCTGTTTGCGCGTGAGGGTGCACGCGTTCTTGTCGTCGACAGGGAGTTTGCGGCGGCGGAGCGTGTGGCAGCCGCCATCGGCGGAAGCGCGGCAGCAACCGATGTTTCCGATGAAGCCGCCGTGGCCGCGATGGCGCGACAGGCTGCCGATCAGTTCGGCAGCGTCGATATTCTCGTCAACAATGCGGGTTACGGCATCCGGGGGTCGGTGCTGACGATCGAAGCCGCCGACTGGGACGCGCTGATGGCCGTCAACGTCAAGGGCGTGTTTCTTTGCTCGAAGCACATCATACCCTTGATGACGGCGGGGGGCGCGATCGTGAATACCGCCTCCAACGTCGCCAATGTCGGGCTTGCCGACAGGGCAGCCTATGTCGCCTCGAAGGGCGCGGTCGCGGCCCTCACCCGGTCGATGGCGCTCGACCATGCCGGGCAGAAGGTACGGGTCAATGCGGTTGCCCCCGGCACTACATGGTCGAGCTATTTCGACAGGATCCTCGCGGAACATCCCGATCCGGACGGCTTCATCGATGCGCTCAACGCGCGGGCACCGATGAACCGCGTCGCCCGGCCGATCGAGATCGCCCAGGCGATCCTGTGGCTGGCCAGCGATGATTCCTCGTATGCCACGGGCTCCATCCTCACCGTGGATGGTGGAATGACGGCCTGGTAG
- a CDS encoding alpha/beta fold hydrolase, with the protein MPLFVAPDGCRIHYDQFGDRGPHIMLIPGLGGDGRFWNGVVEELRNDFRLTVVDHRGAGRSDRPEGSYSIGQISADFAAIAAMQGEPLHIVGHSTGGAIAQTLALDHPGTGLSFTISSSWARADERFRSLFIARAEMLEGGLAETYQRLTHIFGHEAAYLDEHRERFEAAVKAAPTALAPLEVTAGRVRMLLDHDRLDDLPRIDRPVHVIAADEDILTPPDLSRVVADAIPGAILSSLTGAHFHPKDRPAQFSASIRRFIETVPT; encoded by the coding sequence GTGCCTCTCTTTGTCGCTCCGGATGGATGCCGCATCCATTATGATCAATTCGGCGACCGCGGCCCGCATATCATGCTGATCCCAGGCCTTGGCGGCGACGGCCGCTTCTGGAACGGCGTTGTCGAAGAGTTGCGGAATGATTTCCGGCTGACCGTTGTCGACCATCGGGGCGCGGGCCGAAGCGACAGGCCTGAAGGTTCTTACTCCATCGGCCAGATTTCGGCAGACTTTGCCGCGATCGCTGCCATGCAGGGTGAACCACTTCATATCGTCGGCCATTCGACCGGCGGCGCTATTGCCCAGACGCTGGCACTCGATCATCCGGGAACCGGCCTGAGCTTCACCATCAGCAGTTCCTGGGCAAGGGCAGACGAGCGGTTCCGCAGCCTCTTCATTGCGCGGGCAGAGATGCTCGAAGGCGGGCTTGCCGAAACCTATCAGCGCCTGACGCATATTTTCGGCCATGAAGCCGCCTATCTGGACGAGCACCGTGAGCGTTTCGAAGCGGCCGTGAAAGCCGCGCCCACCGCGCTTGCCCCGCTTGAGGTTACGGCGGGTCGGGTACGCATGTTGCTGGATCACGACAGGCTCGATGATCTCCCGCGCATCGATCGCCCCGTACATGTCATTGCTGCCGACGAGGATATCCTGACGCCGCCGGATCTTTCGCGGGTGGTCGCCGATGCAATCCCCGGCGCAATCTTGAGCTCGCTCACCGGCGCGCATTTCCATCCGAAGGATCGGCCGGCGCAGTTTTCCGCCTCCATCCGCCGCTTCATCGAAACTGTCCCGACATGA
- a CDS encoding aspartate dehydrogenase domain-containing protein, translating to MASSETVTVGLIGFGALAKEVVAALEGQGVRWVVLLREGSSASPPASALVVTGVDQLIAASPQVVIEAAGQGSVPAYVPALLAAGLPVIVASIGALADDATAMAIAEARKQSGARLVIPSGAIGGLDYLAAVSGLPDAIVRYRLSKPVAAWKAELEARGYGDLTEPAVLFEGSPAEAARLFPKNTNAAFTAALVAHPAAISVSVIADPALESNMHEIEVTSAAGQAWFRFANAPSPDNPKTSAVTGLSLAAAARDILTNGRKP from the coding sequence ATGGCATCCAGCGAGACTGTCACTGTCGGATTGATCGGTTTCGGCGCTCTGGCCAAAGAGGTCGTTGCAGCCCTGGAAGGGCAGGGGGTTCGATGGGTCGTCCTGCTCCGTGAAGGCTCCTCGGCCTCTCCACCCGCATCCGCGCTTGTCGTGACCGGCGTCGATCAACTGATTGCGGCAAGCCCGCAGGTGGTCATCGAGGCGGCAGGGCAGGGGAGCGTTCCTGCCTATGTGCCGGCATTGCTCGCAGCCGGCCTGCCGGTCATCGTTGCGTCCATCGGAGCACTCGCCGACGATGCGACGGCCATGGCCATTGCAGAGGCCCGAAAGCAGTCCGGCGCCAGGCTGGTCATTCCCTCCGGCGCCATCGGCGGGCTCGATTATCTCGCCGCTGTTTCAGGCCTGCCGGACGCCATTGTTCGCTACCGGCTCAGCAAGCCGGTGGCCGCGTGGAAAGCGGAACTCGAAGCCCGCGGTTACGGCGACCTGACCGAGCCGGCCGTGCTTTTCGAAGGAAGCCCTGCCGAGGCCGCGAGGCTCTTTCCCAAGAACACGAATGCCGCCTTCACTGCGGCACTCGTTGCGCATCCGGCGGCAATCTCGGTTTCCGTGATCGCCGATCCGGCGCTTGAGAGCAATATGCACGAAATCGAAGTCACCAGTGCCGCGGGCCAGGCCTGGTTCCGGTTCGCCAACGCTCCATCACCCGACAATCCCAAGACCTCTGCTGTCACCGGCCTCAGCCTTGCCGCAGCGGCACGAGATATTCTCACCAACGGAAGGAAGCCCTAG
- a CDS encoding cobalamin-dependent protein (Presence of a B(12) (cobalamin)-binding domain implies dependence on cobalamin itself, in one of its several forms, or in some unusual lineages, dependence on a cobalamin-like analog.), which translates to MTETASSALTDPRLPDGRYLLGLGRDMARTWRLGTCLFLSETGVGSEAEWKLRSAAEGRVMQHAHIGFRDVNRTIDAIRTVHATCARSGVTVDRFGITLDWSMGYPEAMRDKASRGTGIVLNGPEDFARITNAAPAAAHFGDFMLGLPGAIENTRAAIAAGATAIGNLGQYFTFRLPYWDDDVATTEATVTALGLIAAQDETILVHSNLDDGFAGLFIDMACALGMVVIEKYIVEDLIGARVSHCYGHHFSDPLSRAAFHAALVQVNDAPGTMIFGNTVAYQSTPAGNYASLSSYLTADILALGRWPSGHAVNPVPVTENQRIPDVDEIIDAQTFAHRLAYHAPFYAPILDWQAIETMAATLVEGGRRFAASVLKGLSDRGIDTKDPAALMLAIRRMGPKRMELLFGPGAEAPRGRLPLIHAEWARELNHKAADWVERQQPLRNSDTSIVCIGTTDVHEHGKYLVEQALEGLGAGLVDAGVAVDPETLVRHARESGATVIAISTYNGVALSYAKAVKAIMADHGLDLPVLVGGRLNEIPKDSNSGLPVDVRSDLMAAGCLPCQDLDEMLAALRATIPAV; encoded by the coding sequence ATGACCGAGACCGCTAGTTCCGCTCTGACCGATCCGCGCCTGCCCGACGGGCGCTACCTGCTTGGCCTGGGCCGCGATATGGCTCGCACCTGGCGGCTGGGGACCTGCCTGTTTCTCTCCGAGACAGGAGTGGGATCGGAGGCCGAATGGAAGCTGCGCAGCGCCGCCGAAGGGCGGGTGATGCAGCATGCACATATCGGATTTCGCGACGTCAACCGCACGATCGACGCCATCCGCACCGTGCACGCGACCTGCGCCAGGTCAGGCGTCACCGTCGACCGGTTCGGCATCACGCTCGACTGGTCGATGGGCTATCCGGAAGCCATGCGCGACAAGGCCTCGCGCGGTACGGGCATCGTTCTGAACGGACCAGAGGACTTTGCACGCATCACCAATGCGGCCCCGGCGGCAGCCCATTTCGGCGATTTCATGCTCGGTCTTCCCGGCGCGATCGAGAACACCCGTGCCGCGATCGCGGCCGGGGCGACGGCGATCGGCAATCTGGGTCAGTATTTTACCTTCCGGCTTCCCTATTGGGACGACGACGTGGCCACCACGGAGGCGACGGTCACCGCGCTGGGACTGATCGCGGCACAGGACGAGACGATCCTTGTGCACTCGAATCTCGACGACGGATTTGCCGGCCTCTTCATCGATATGGCCTGCGCGCTCGGCATGGTGGTCATCGAGAAATATATCGTCGAGGACCTGATCGGCGCCCGCGTGTCGCATTGCTATGGACACCATTTCAGCGACCCGCTGTCGCGGGCGGCCTTTCATGCCGCGCTCGTCCAGGTCAATGATGCGCCCGGCACGATGATCTTCGGCAATACGGTCGCCTATCAGTCGACGCCGGCGGGCAATTATGCAAGCCTGTCCAGCTATCTGACGGCCGATATTCTCGCCTTGGGCCGATGGCCCTCTGGCCATGCCGTCAATCCGGTACCGGTCACCGAGAACCAGCGCATTCCCGATGTCGACGAGATCATCGATGCGCAGACCTTTGCGCACCGGCTCGCCTATCACGCGCCTTTCTATGCACCCATCCTGGATTGGCAGGCGATCGAAACGATGGCTGCCACGCTTGTCGAGGGCGGTCGGCGTTTTGCGGCATCCGTGCTCAAGGGACTGTCTGATCGCGGGATCGATACGAAGGATCCTGCCGCATTGATGCTCGCCATTCGCCGCATGGGCCCAAAGAGGATGGAACTGCTGTTCGGACCGGGTGCAGAGGCTCCGCGTGGAAGGCTGCCGCTCATCCATGCCGAGTGGGCAAGAGAGCTCAACCACAAGGCGGCCGACTGGGTTGAGCGCCAACAACCGCTGCGCAATTCGGACACATCGATTGTCTGCATCGGCACGACCGATGTGCATGAGCATGGCAAGTATCTGGTAGAACAAGCCCTCGAAGGGCTCGGAGCCGGACTTGTCGACGCGGGCGTCGCTGTCGATCCTGAAACCCTCGTCAGGCATGCGCGGGAATCCGGTGCAACCGTCATCGCCATCAGCACCTATAACGGCGTGGCGCTCTCCTATGCGAAGGCGGTCAAGGCGATCATGGCAGATCATGGCCTGGATCTGCCGGTTCTCGTCGGTGGCCGGTTGAACGAGATACCGAAGGATTCGAACTCCGGTTTGCCGGTCGATGTGCGATCCGATCTCATGGCGGCAGGCTGCCTTCCCTGCCAGGATCTGGACGAGATGCTGGCAGCTTTGCGTGCCACCATCCCGGCTGTCTGA
- a CDS encoding cupin domain-containing protein: MEDTEKSGIPAGVHVSGPDQRESYWQPVPANGHVDVALAPHIIPMEFPFGMGTQSVAPGGYVREHTHDRNEEAVYVIEGHGRAVIDGKEFPLVPDTAIFLPRNVRHMFINDGDTRLRWVWLIVPNGLEDFFRQIGKPRKPGDRVPSNFPRPENVLEIERQTVFGSDLKDKFDPLKQS; the protein is encoded by the coding sequence ATGGAAGACACTGAAAAGTCCGGCATCCCTGCCGGTGTCCATGTATCCGGTCCAGATCAGCGCGAGAGCTATTGGCAGCCGGTACCCGCCAACGGTCATGTCGATGTGGCACTGGCACCGCATATCATCCCGATGGAGTTTCCGTTCGGCATGGGAACCCAGTCGGTGGCACCGGGCGGTTATGTGCGTGAGCATACCCATGACCGCAACGAAGAGGCCGTCTACGTCATCGAGGGGCATGGCAGAGCCGTCATCGACGGGAAAGAGTTCCCCCTGGTGCCGGATACAGCTATCTTCCTTCCAAGGAACGTGCGGCATATGTTCATCAATGACGGTGATACCCGTCTGCGCTGGGTCTGGCTCATCGTTCCGAATGGTCTCGAGGATTTCTTCCGGCAGATCGGCAAGCCGCGCAAGCCCGGCGATCGCGTTCCCTCGAATTTCCCGCGACCGGAAAATGTGCTTGAAATCGAGCGGCAGACGGTATTCGGCAGTGACTTGAAGGACAAGTTCGACCCCTTGAAGCAGAGCTGA